AAAGCACTCCATAAGGGAGCGACAACCACCGAAAAAACTAAAATAATAATTGTAAAATATTTATTTGCCACATGAAATTGAGTAACTTCTACAGGTCCAAATAATTTTGCTATAATTAGGTTATGCGTATTATAAATTACTAAATGACCAAGTTGAATAATAAAAAATAACCAACTAATATTAAAAAGCTCTCGTGCATATTTAAAATTTACAAAATTTAATTTTGGGGCAACCGAGACATACTTTCTATTAAAAAACCAGAAGTTAGCTAGTATTAAAACTAAAAGGGGGATACCTGCCAATATTAAAACAAGTTCTAACAAGGAACCTGTACTTGTATTAGATAAGGGTAAAATTAGAATGAGACATAAGGAGGAGCTGACCAAAGTTATACCAGTAACTTTTGCCGGTTCATGATTTGCGGTTAATACCATGTTAATAGTTTGCACCACAAGTTGAACAAAGTAAAATAGAAATAAAAATGCTGTAAGCATTTTCAACGAAATTCCTGATAAATCTCTTGTTTTTAAAAGATTCTGCCAATTTATAAGGTTATTAATAAATAAAAACAAAACAAAAGCAATGAACGCAATTATTACTAGTAAAGCATATGTGGTACTTACATAAATTTTGCCATCTTTCATATTGCCTATGGCATTAGATTCGGCTAATTTATTTTTTAATCCGTTGCTTAACCCTAAGTCAAATCGTTCTACCCACAACATTAAAGAATTGAATGTTAGCCAAATTCCATAGTTAAATGTATTAACATACCGCATGGTTACTGGTACCAATAAAAGATTTACAACCATTAAGCTGCCTGTGGTAAGTAAAGAATACACAATATTCTTTTTAAACAGTATGGTTCTATTATGACCTTGGGTAAAAAAGTTTTTAAAGAATATCTTAATTTTATTAATCATAATATAAAGAGCATATAAAAACTCTGTTTAGAGAAAAGCTCAATTAAAAAATAAATAGGATTATTATCAATTATTTTTCAGGTTAAATGAATCTAATAATTATGAATTAAAAGTATCCATATGATATCATTTAATTTGTTGTCAATAAAATATAATTATACTTTATTTAAATTAGAATTTAAAACTTAAGCCATGAAATACTTTATTATTTTTTTCATTTTAGCGCCTCTTTATATAAATGTTCAACATAATAATTTACTACTCGAAGCTACATTTGAGAACAGCAGTGACTTAAAAAAATGGATAAGCGAAACCTGTTCATCTTCATCTATAATACTTACTGATTCGATCAGCAGATTTGGAAAACAGTCTGCTCGCTTTGAATTAAATAAAACTGACTGCGTTGTTGCAAATGGCAAAAGGTCAGAGTTAGTAACTTCAAAGGTTAGTGGATATGAAAGATGGTATGGCATGAGCATATTTTTTCCTAATAACTATAGCTTCGATTCTGAACCGGAAATTGTAACGCAATGGCACGAAATTCCAGATTTTGATTTGGGTGAAACCTGGAGAAGCCCTCCGATTTCACTTCAGATACAAAATGATTCTATTTATGTTGTTATTCTCTGGGCAACACAAAATGTAAACTCAAACAAAACAATTTCAGGCTATAAAAAAATAAATTTAGGCTTACTGAAAAAAAACTCTTGGAATGATTGGGTTTTTCATATAAGATTTTCATATCAGACAGATGGATTACTTGAAATCTGGAATAACGACGAGCAGGTATTAAGATATCAAGGCCCAAACAGTTATAACGATGTAAATTTCCCCTATTTCAAGATAGGTATTTATAAATGGACCTGGTTAGAACCAAGTTTAAAATCTACAATCAACAAAAGAGTTCTTTATTATGATGAAGTAAAAATTGGAAATGAAAATATTAAGTATAAAGATATTACACCTAATAAAAATTAATCTCTTTGGATCCACTCAAGTAAAAGTTTTCATATTCCTGCACTTACAAAAATTTTTCTAACTAATCTAATTTTAATCTTGAACGTATTTAGAAGCTTTTACCACTTAACACTTATATAACAACTGTTAACTGTATCACATTGATTAATGCTAATATTTGTTCCCAAATATGTTTTACTAACGTTAGTTTTTCATTACTTAAATCAATTCTTATTATGACTGAATAATAAATATGTTGATAGCGCGTAAAACATCCAGGCTTGGGCCCAACGCATGTACGGTATTCTGGATGAGAAGTATTTATTTAGCTGATAATAAAAATACCCTTTATCAGATTGCATATGCTTAATAGTCCAGTTTAAAACTTTATCTAGTATAACCTTATGCTCTTCCATTTTACCTAATTTAGCCAGAGTAATTACCATCTGAGCCGGAGCATGAATATCAATTGGGTAAACAGAATTATTATAGTATTTAGGAACGCCTTCTTCTGTAAAAAAAATATTTATGTAATAATCAAAGCCTTTCAGTACATGTTGCTTAAATGAAAAATCACCAGAAAAATTCATGTAATCTGTTATGCACTCCAAATTATAACCAGTATGAAAGTTATCTACCCACTGATGAAAGTGGTAGGTGCCATACCCCCAAGATCCATCTTCCCTTTGATGGTCACAACAAAAAGCAACAGATTTCCTGGCTTCTTTTATTAGTTCTTTTTCCTTAGTAAAACTATAAACACGGGCCAGTAACCTGCTACCCAAAAGTGAAGCATTAAATACTATACTTTTATCTAGTGGAGAGTAAGAGAATGCAAAATTTCCATTATTATCATAATACCGGTTAAGGTCATTTAAAATGAAAGAACACGCACTTCGGGAGGTTTGCAGGAAACGTTCATCATTTACTATTTCGTACGCATCAAGCATGGCGTTGCCAATAAAAGTTGTTGCCACCACCGTTGGTGTATACTTAGGTTGAAAAAAAGCTCTGGCTTGCCAATCGAAGTTATAACCCCAGCAAGCGCCACTCCAGCCTTTACTTACTAATTCTAAAAGTCTGCTTGAGAAGAATAAAATCTTGTCGTAGTATTCTTTATCAGGTGATTGTTTATACAGATTACAATAACCGGACAAGAACAATCCAAGCGCTTTAGGATTATAGTCTTTTTTTACCCCAACTAATGGTCTTAAATTTAAGGGAATACGTTTAAACAATTGTATCCAGGCTAAACGGGCTAAACGATTTCTGGACAAAGCGGGTATGGACTGAAAAAGTATACTATTTAATCCATCATAAGGATCATAACCTTTAAAAGAGTTAGATTCGCAGTATGCTTTTAGCTTATTTAATGAAAAAGCTACATCTCTTAAAGTAAGAACTGATTTAGTTTCTTTCATGCAAGAGATTTATAATATTTAACGAGCCTATCTCTAACTTTATCCGGTGTAAAATTTTCTTTGGCCTTTTGGTAATTATTATTTGATATTTTTTTATAAAAATTATCATCCTCTAATAATCTAATAATAGGCCTAATATAGTCATCAGAATTAAGGCTATTTATTAAAAATCCATTTTCTCCATCAATTACCCAATCAGGTATTCCTCCTATAGGTCTAGTAATTATTGGTAAACCATAAATCATACCCTCTAATATTACCAATGGCATGCCTTCGTTATAATAACTGGGAAAAAGAAGAATATCGCTCACACAATAAACCTCATGCTTGGCTTCCTCGCTTACATGACCTTTAAAAATTATATTATCAATATTATTATCTTTAACGTAAGCCTTAGCCTTACCTAACTCATTACCATCTCCGGCTATAATAAGCTGTATCGGTTTTGATAATTTCCTCTTTAATTCCTTAAAAGCATCTATGGCAATATAGATGCCTTTTTCCTTTACTACTCTAGCCAAGAAAAGCAAGGTAAAAGTTTCATTTTCCAATAATGTCTCTTTACCTCCGCCACTAAGTTTTAAATAATAATCGTCAGCTGCATTAGATTCTAAAATTATGGTGTTTACTACTCCTAAAGAGATTAGCTTATCCCTGAATACAGCCCCGAGAACAATAGATGTATTTGCTCTCTTAAAGGTTCTATTAAAGACCCATTTTTTTAACCAGTTTTTTTTTATGGTTTGTTCAAAATCATCTTGCCATCCATGCCAGTATACTAAAACTTTCTTTT
The sequence above is a segment of the Adhaeribacter swui genome. Coding sequences within it:
- a CDS encoding lipopolysaccharide biosynthesis protein encodes the protein MINKIKIFFKNFFTQGHNRTILFKKNIVYSLLTTGSLMVVNLLLVPVTMRYVNTFNYGIWLTFNSLMLWVERFDLGLSNGLKNKLAESNAIGNMKDGKIYVSTTYALLVIIAFIAFVLFLFINNLINWQNLLKTRDLSGISLKMLTAFLFLFYFVQLVVQTINMVLTANHEPAKVTGITLVSSSLCLILILPLSNTSTGSLLELVLILAGIPLLVLILANFWFFNRKYVSVAPKLNFVNFKYARELFNISWLFFIIQLGHLVIYNTHNLIIAKLFGPVEVTQFHVANKYFTIIILVFSVVVAPLWSAFTDAYAKQDLLWIKSVYRKMKMLWGLCVLICTLMLVVSPFMYALWVGDKVKISFYLSMAMVFYTIAYMWHLLHIYLLNGIGKLKLQMYVTLASALVTIPLALVLGKQLGLVGITLAYGSVFLFMGLLLSLQCSRILNLNFFKMN
- a CDS encoding polysaccharide lyase, whose protein sequence is MKYFIIFFILAPLYINVQHNNLLLEATFENSSDLKKWISETCSSSSIILTDSISRFGKQSARFELNKTDCVVANGKRSELVTSKVSGYERWYGMSIFFPNNYSFDSEPEIVTQWHEIPDFDLGETWRSPPISLQIQNDSIYVVILWATQNVNSNKTISGYKKINLGLLKKNSWNDWVFHIRFSYQTDGLLEIWNNDEQVLRYQGPNSYNDVNFPYFKIGIYKWTWLEPSLKSTINKRVLYYDEVKIGNENIKYKDITPNKN
- a CDS encoding delta-aminolevulinic acid dehydratase; this encodes MKETKSVLTLRDVAFSLNKLKAYCESNSFKGYDPYDGLNSILFQSIPALSRNRLARLAWIQLFKRIPLNLRPLVGVKKDYNPKALGLFLSGYCNLYKQSPDKEYYDKILFFSSRLLELVSKGWSGACWGYNFDWQARAFFQPKYTPTVVATTFIGNAMLDAYEIVNDERFLQTSRSACSFILNDLNRYYDNNGNFAFSYSPLDKSIVFNASLLGSRLLARVYSFTKEKELIKEARKSVAFCCDHQREDGSWGYGTYHFHQWVDNFHTGYNLECITDYMNFSGDFSFKQHVLKGFDYYINIFFTEEGVPKYYNNSVYPIDIHAPAQMVITLAKLGKMEEHKVILDKVLNWTIKHMQSDKGYFYYQLNKYFSSRIPYMRWAQAWMFYALSTYLLFSHNKN
- a CDS encoding glycosyltransferase family 4 protein, giving the protein MKVLITIPDLSITGGVSSLFNILKMSHISGVDYFFVTENGEVGGILRFKKLVYKFCYFYLKIVKYDLLHVNPSLNSKSFFRDAVFVLLALIHKKKVLVYWHGWQDDFEQTIKKNWLKKWVFNRTFKRANTSIVLGAVFRDKLISLGVVNTIILESNAADDYYLKLSGGGKETLLENETFTLLFLARVVKEKGIYIAIDAFKELKRKLSKPIQLIIAGDGNELGKAKAYVKDNNIDNIIFKGHVSEEAKHEVYCVSDILLFPSYYNEGMPLVILEGMIYGLPIITRPIGGIPDWVIDGENGFLINSLNSDDYIRPIIRLLEDDNFYKKISNNNYQKAKENFTPDKVRDRLVKYYKSLA